One region of bacterium genomic DNA includes:
- a CDS encoding Ig-like domain-containing protein, with translation ILDFNEFLSTRGGSRISVWFKDFAGNVAPASLRMMINGELVSLSDRSILNGLKASYYPSANTFNHDQQVIVRVWCSDAAFPSNQMEPFSWTFTFGPDTEPPTVENTRPRDGRVKVPRNANIFILLSSDTDPSSVSHDSLTVECQPTGYMQGEFNFDPNLACIQFVPYTAFSSGATVSVTLDAALSDYAGNAMVEPFQFQFRAGTGFDFEAPSPPTNLTGRVGDREIRISWAFPSNSDVLFCRVYYDSDGCCEPYEGTDAQQGASPITVFGRSNLLLTGLDNAKTYHIAVTAMDRCAQESDYSNGEFVASPATVVDAPHLEEVIAGNESIFARWEESENLNAAGYRLYYAMVSGPPGDLAAQETRYVDAGRLTTYRLYGLVDEATYEVWVAAYDHTQVEGEASNAMLVTPSANVDWLELHLPGAAPTPRSSSALVLDPVRKLVYVLGGTCELEEDVLYALNLKTFRWEIVPTTGPFPSSGPCFAFYDETQDAVWMIASDVTVYRLDLSDHEWTAFQPTGQPPPISYGESKPTLPAAGFLDSRRNRLLLYGCFIVAENESGRLDYTRALDFYSFGLDTHEWLTLDCSGVRPTEVYMTAFAYMPSIDRGYLFGGLALEAISSKIYALDPESLSFVSLATSGTLPMQRITHAMTADEDLHRVIVFGGDAIDSSHGFLLETNQLNSYDIETSQWHSLTDVVTGIPPTPREYPALLTVPRGTIDQNTYMLTFGGYNSPNRFDDLHCLRLYDHSADITPPARVTDLTAQLSEDKAHARLSWTAPGDDGTLGRASGYDLRLSATPILTDDDFANALTVPVFYFPLFPGTTEFLLFPLPEMGKEYYFALKTFDEAANYSAVSNCASAGTSPESPLKDALLKGAIGPCLGDTYSVGSVVDKTQTLK, from the coding sequence CATACTTGACTTTAACGAGTTTCTGAGCACACGTGGCGGGTCGCGAATATCTGTTTGGTTCAAGGACTTTGCCGGCAACGTAGCCCCCGCGTCCCTTCGGATGATGATAAACGGCGAGCTTGTCTCTCTGAGTGACAGGAGCATTCTCAACGGCCTTAAAGCATCATACTACCCGAGCGCAAACACCTTCAATCACGATCAGCAGGTAATTGTCCGGGTCTGGTGCAGCGACGCAGCATTCCCATCAAACCAGATGGAGCCGTTCTCTTGGACTTTCACCTTTGGTCCGGATACAGAGCCCCCTACGGTTGAGAATACCCGGCCCCGAGACGGCAGGGTCAAGGTGCCTCGTAACGCCAACATCTTTATCCTGCTCTCCAGTGATACGGACCCCTCCAGCGTCTCACACGACTCGCTTACCGTGGAATGTCAGCCGACAGGCTACATGCAGGGCGAGTTCAACTTCGACCCAAACCTCGCCTGCATCCAGTTCGTGCCATACACGGCCTTCTCGTCAGGGGCGACCGTCTCGGTTACCCTGGATGCCGCGCTCTCGGACTACGCCGGAAACGCGATGGTCGAGCCGTTCCAGTTCCAGTTCCGTGCGGGCACCGGCTTCGACTTTGAGGCGCCCTCCCCCCCGACGAATCTGACCGGAAGGGTCGGCGATCGGGAGATAAGGATCAGCTGGGCCTTTCCTAGCAACAGCGATGTCCTCTTCTGTCGCGTTTACTACGACAGCGATGGGTGCTGCGAACCTTACGAGGGAACAGACGCACAGCAAGGCGCCTCGCCAATCACCGTTTTCGGGAGAAGTAATTTGCTGCTTACGGGCCTCGATAACGCCAAGACCTATCATATTGCTGTAACAGCAATGGATCGCTGTGCCCAAGAGAGCGATTATTCCAATGGCGAGTTTGTTGCCTCGCCTGCTACTGTCGTCGATGCGCCGCACCTGGAGGAGGTCATAGCCGGGAATGAGTCCATCTTTGCTCGGTGGGAGGAGTCGGAGAATCTCAACGCCGCTGGCTACCGGCTCTATTACGCTATGGTCTCGGGACCGCCGGGCGACCTCGCAGCGCAGGAGACCAGATATGTCGATGCAGGACGCCTGACGACCTACAGACTCTATGGGCTTGTGGACGAGGCAACCTACGAGGTGTGGGTGGCGGCGTACGACCATACCCAGGTGGAGGGAGAAGCCTCGAATGCCATGCTCGTAACGCCTTCCGCCAATGTGGACTGGCTGGAGTTGCACCTGCCGGGAGCAGCTCCTACGCCTCGCTCGAGTTCAGCGCTCGTTCTCGACCCCGTCCGCAAACTTGTCTATGTATTGGGCGGAACCTGTGAGCTCGAGGAAGATGTGCTCTATGCTTTGAACCTAAAGACCTTTCGGTGGGAGATTGTCCCCACAACGGGGCCCTTCCCATCGTCCGGACCCTGTTTTGCCTTCTACGACGAGACCCAGGATGCGGTATGGATGATCGCGTCAGACGTTACCGTATATCGCCTCGACCTGTCGGATCACGAGTGGACTGCATTCCAGCCAACGGGCCAGCCGCCGCCGATCTCTTACGGCGAGTCTAAGCCGACCTTGCCCGCCGCGGGTTTCCTGGATAGTCGCCGCAACCGGCTGCTACTGTATGGGTGCTTCATAGTAGCGGAGAACGAATCCGGTCGGCTGGATTACACAAGGGCACTAGACTTCTATTCGTTCGGCCTCGACACCCACGAGTGGCTAACGCTGGATTGTTCCGGCGTCCGTCCAACGGAGGTCTATATGACGGCCTTTGCTTACATGCCATCCATTGACAGAGGCTACCTGTTTGGAGGCCTTGCTCTGGAGGCCATAAGCAGCAAGATATATGCTCTCGACCCCGAATCGCTCTCCTTCGTGTCCCTCGCCACCTCGGGCACACTTCCTATGCAGCGGATAACGCACGCGATGACGGCCGACGAGGACCTACACAGAGTCATCGTCTTCGGAGGGGATGCCATAGACAGCTCACACGGCTTCCTGCTAGAGACCAATCAGCTCAACTCTTACGATATCGAGACCAGTCAGTGGCACAGCCTGACCGACGTAGTTACCGGTATCCCGCCCACGCCGAGAGAGTACCCGGCCCTGCTGACGGTCCCTCGCGGCACGATCGACCAGAACACCTACATGCTCACCTTCGGGGGCTATAACTCTCCGAACAGGTTCGACGACTTGCACTGTCTCAGACTCTATGACCATTCTGCCGACATAACGCCTCCCGCAAGGGTCACTGATTTGACCGCACAACTGAGCGAGGACAAGGCCCACGCTCGCCTCAGTTGGACTGCGCCTGGCGACGATGGGACTCTCGGCCGGGCCAGCGGTTATGACCTGCGCCTCTCAGCGACGCCTATTCTGACCGATGATGATTTCGCTAACGCGTTGACGGTGCCGGTTTTTTACTTCCCGTTGTTCCCGGGAACAACGGAGTTTCTGCTCTTTCCCTTGCCGGAGATGGGCAAGGAATACTACTTCGCACTCAAGACGTTTGACGAAGCCGCGAATTACTCCGCGGTCTCCAACTGCGCGAGCGCGGGGACGAGTCCCGAATCTCCGTTAAAAGATGCGCTCCTAAAGGGAGCTATTGGACCTTGCCTGGGCGATACTTATTCTGTCGGTTCCGTTGTTGACAAAACACAGACCCTCAAATAG
- the bcp gene encoding thioredoxin-dependent thiol peroxidase, translating to MLTKGDTAPDFCLPNSEGKQVCLKDFRGKWIVLYFYPKDNTSGCTKEAQEFTNLKSKFEVMGTVIIGISPDSIESHRKFRERHALTITLLSDPDHEALEAYGVWQLKRMYGRGYHGVVRSTFLIDPEGKIAEVWTKVKVKGHAEAVQCELGDLQGE from the coding sequence ATGCTCACAAAAGGAGACACCGCACCTGACTTCTGCCTGCCCAACAGCGAGGGCAAGCAGGTTTGCCTCAAAGACTTTCGAGGGAAATGGATCGTCCTCTATTTCTACCCTAAGGATAACACGTCTGGCTGCACGAAAGAGGCACAGGAGTTCACGAACCTCAAGTCCAAGTTCGAGGTGATGGGAACCGTTATCATCGGGATCAGCCCCGACTCGATCGAGAGCCACCGGAAGTTCAGGGAGAGGCACGCTCTGACGATTACGCTTCTGAGCGACCCGGACCACGAGGCGCTCGAGGCTTATGGCGTGTGGCAGCTCAAGAGGATGTATGGGCGGGGCTATCACGGCGTCGTCCGCAGCACTTTCCTGATCGATCCCGAGGGCAAGATAGCGGAGGTCTGGACGAAGGTGAAAGTCAAAGGCCACGCCGAGGCCGTCCAATGCGAGCTGGGCGATCTCCAGGGCGAGTGA
- a CDS encoding nucleotidyltransferase domain-containing protein → MTALSETVKEEIVARILRAITPSKIFVFGSAVRDDFGPDSDIDLLIITPDAKNPRLQSVQIRRQLRGVPFPFDILVRSQEQFDRFKDVVGSIFYTAIKHGKLLYG, encoded by the coding sequence TTGACGGCGCTGAGTGAAACGGTCAAAGAGGAGATTGTGGCTCGCATACTCAGGGCCATTACTCCAAGCAAGATATTTGTTTTTGGCTCTGCTGTTAGGGATGATTTTGGCCCGGACAGCGACATAGACCTGCTCATCATCACGCCGGATGCCAAGAATCCGAGGCTCCAAAGTGTGCAAATACGCCGGCAGCTTCGCGGCGTGCCCTTTCCATTCGACATACTCGTCAGATCACAAGAGCAGTTTGATAGGTTCAAGGATGTCGTCGGCTCGATCTTCTACACGGCCATCAAGCACGGGAAACTGCTGTATGGGTGA